One Glycine soja cultivar W05 chromosome 2, ASM419377v2, whole genome shotgun sequence genomic region harbors:
- the LOC114374571 gene encoding serine/threonine-protein phosphatase 7 long form homolog, with amino-acid sequence MKLAQLKVNGALVNAFIERWRPKTYTFHLKCGEATITLQDVSVLLGIPVDGRPLIGNTNIDWFELCHELLGVMPDDAAVDGNSLLLSWLTSHFANIHDFTGNQEGLERFARAWILQFIGGVMFVDKSSKRVPMRYLQFLRDLRECSSYAWGAAVLGNLYREMCIATDYNAKSIGGFTLLIQLWA; translated from the coding sequence ATGAAATTGGCGCAGTTGAAAGTAAATGGAGCATTAGTTAATGCTTTTATTGAAAGGTGGAGGCCAAAAACGTATACATTTCATTTGAAGTGTGGGGAGGCAACTATTACACTTCAAGATGTTTCTGTGCTACTTGGTATTCCTGTGGATGGAAGACCTTTAATTGGAAATACAAATATTGACTGGTTTGAGTTGTGTCATGAATTATTGGGTGTCATGCCTGACGATGCTGCAGTTGATGGGAACTCACTTTTATTGAGTTGGCTGACTTCTCATTTTGCAAATATTCATGATTTTACAGGTAACCAAGAAGGGCTTGAAAGATTTGCTCGTGCTTGGATCTTACAATTCATAGGAGGGGTAATGtttgttgacaaaagcagcAAAAGGGTGCCAATGAGATATTTGCAATTTTTGAGAGACCTTAGAGAGTGCAGCAGttatgcatggggagctgctGTTTTGGGTAACCTTTATAGAGAAATGTGCATTGCAACAGACTATAATGCTAAATCAATAGGCGGTTTCACTCTCTTGATTCAATTATGGGCATGA
- the LOC114392100 gene encoding probable L-type lectin-domain containing receptor kinase S.5, protein MHLPWLVKYQLASTIFIIITLTKVTCFYFNFPTFQKDNESELLLSKNSQIYFDAIQVTPDIRGPIQDYSGRAFYKKPYKLWNKKKNQIASFNTTFVLNIKPETTPGGEGLAFILTSDTTLPQNSSGEWLGIVNATSNGTSQAGILAVEFDTRKSFSQDGPDNHVGVNINSINSIQQVPLINTGVNVSSGINVTFKIQYLNDTITVFGSMTGFEESMETLLVSPPLNLSSYLHEVVYLGFSASTSNYTELNCVRSWEFSGVDIADDDNKSLLWVYITVPIVIVIVIIGGMVIFLLCWQRKRHMERPEDAYPRIEDQIQYSSMAPKKFKLREITKATGGFSPQNKLGEGGFGTVYKGLLENKEVAVKRVSKNSRQGKQEFVAEVTTIGSLHHRNLVKLTGWCYEKRELLLVYEFMPKGSLDKYLFGDKNFGNNTLEEGYSLTLNWETRHSVIHGVAQALDYLHNGCEKRVLHRDIKASNIMLDSDYNAKLGDFGLARTIQQRNETHHSTKEIAGTPGYMAPETFLTGRATVETDVYAFGVLVLEVVCGRRPGSVYAQDDYKNSIVYWVWDLYGKGKVVGAVDAKLKKEEIKEEEVECVLVLGLACCHPNPHHRPSMRTVLQVLNGEATPPEVPKERPVFMWPAMPPSFKEAEDSSLVQGTLAPFTEITGR, encoded by the coding sequence ATGCACCTCCCTTGGTTAGTCAAATATCAATTAGCATCAACCATCTTCATTATCATTACCCTTACCAAAGTTACCTGCTTTTATTTCAATTTCCCTACCTTCCAAAAAGACAATGAATCTGAGTTATTGCTGAGCAAGAATTCACAAATATACTTCGATGCCATCCAAGTGACCCCAGATATTCGTGGTCCTATACAAGATTATTCTGGACGCGCTTTCTACAAAAAGCCATACAAACTTTGGAATAAAAAGAAGAACCAAATTGCTTCCTTCAACACCACTTTTGTGCTCAACATCAAGCCTGAAACAACCCCTGGCGGAGAAGGCTTGGCTTTTATCTTAACTTCAGATACCACTCTCCCACAAAACAGTTCAGGAGAGTGGCTTGGTATTGTAAATGCTACTTCCAATGGAACCTCACAAGCTGGAATTCTAGCAGTGGAGTTTGACACAAGAAAGAGTTTCTCACAAGATGGCCCTGACAACCATGTTGGCGTCAACATAAACAGCATCAACTCCATCCAACAGGTTCCACTAATCAACACAGGGGTCAATGTTTCATCAGGTATAAATGTAACATTCAAAATTCAGTACTTGAATGACACAATAACGGTTTTTGGTTCGATGACTGGTTTCGAAGAATCTATGGAGACCCTTTTGGTATCTCCACCTCTTAATCTATCTTCCTATCTCCATGAAGTGGTTTACCTTGGTTTCTCAGCCTCAACAAGTAACTACACGGAGCTGAACTGTGTGAGATCATGGGAATTCAGTGGTGTTGACATTGCAGATGATGATAATAAAAGTCTCTTGTGGGTTTACATCACTGTTCCAATAGTGATAGTTATTGTTATCATAGGAGGGATGGTGATCTTTTTATTGTGTTGGCAAAGGAAGCGCCATATGGAGAGGCCAGAAGATGCATATCCAAGGATAGAGGATCAGATTCAGTATTCCTCTATGGCTCCAAAGAAGTTTAAGCTAAGGGAAATAACAAAAGCAACCGGTGGATTCAGCCCTCAAAACAAGCTTGGAGAGGGTGGGTTTGGAACTGTGTATAAGGGCCTATTGGAAAACAAGGAGGTGGCTGTGAAGAGAGTCTCCAAGAACTCACGCCAAGGGAAGCAAGAATTTGTGGCAGAAGTGACAACAATTGGAAGCCTTCACCACAGGAATTTGGTGAAACTCACTGGCTGGTGCTATGAGAAAAGAGAGCTTCTCCTTGTGTATGAGTTCATGCCAAAGGGAAGCCTAGACAAGTACCTCTTTGGTGACAAAAATTTTGGTAATAACACCCTTGAAGAGGGGTATTCTTTAACACTGAATTGGGAAACAAGGCACAGTGTGATTCATGGTGTGGCTCAAGCATTAGACTATCTCCACAATGGGTGTGAAAAGAGGGTGCTTCATAGAGACATCAAGGCCAGCAACATAATGTTGGACTCAGATTACAATGCCAAGTTGGGAGACTTTGGCTTGGCCAGAACCATTCAGCAGAGAAATGAAACACACCACTCTACAAAGGAGATTGCAGGCACACCAGGGTACATGGCTCCAGAGACCTTTCTCACAGGAAGAGCAACAGTGGAAACAGATGTGTATGCATTTGGGGTTCTTGTTTTGGAGGTTGTGTGTGGAAGGAGGCCAGGGAGTGTGTACGCACAAGATGACTACAAGAACAGCATTGTGTATTGGGTGTGGGACTTATATGGGAAGGGGAAAGTAGTTGGTGCTGTGGATGCAAAGTTGAAGAAGGAGGAGATTAAGGAGGAAGAAGTGGAGTGTGTTCTTGTTCTGGGCTTGGCATGTTGCCATCCAAACCCACACCATAGACCATCCATGAGAACTGTTCTTCAGGTTCTGAATGGGGAAGCAACCCCACCTGAGGTGCCTAAGGAAAGACCAGTTTTCATGTGGCCTGCTATGCCTCCATCTTTCAAAGAAGCTGAAGATTCTTCCCTCGTCCAGGGAACACTCGCCCCGTTCACTGAAATCACTGGCAGATGA